CTCGCCGGCACCAAAAGTGATGCCCGGCGTGGTGCGCAGGGCGTCGACCAGGCTGGTGGCGCCGGTGTCGCGAATCACTTGTTGCGGGATCACGGTGACGCTTTTCGGCGTCTCGCGCAGTGGCGCGGTGTACTTCTTGGAGGCCGAGGTATCGGTCTTGTAGGAGGTGTCATCCTGCTCGCCTACAACGCTGGTGGCGTCCAGGGATATGGCATTACCGGGTGCTTTTTCGTCGGTCTTCTCGGCCGCGAAAACCATGTGGCCCGCAGAGCCGGCGGTGATCGCCACGCCAATTGCAGACGCGAGCAAACGCGGTGAACTGACCGTTGATTGTGGTTGTTGGCGTGACATGTGAATTCCCCTCCCCAAGGATTTGAGGTCGCGGAATGTAGAGTAAATACGTATCTGTATCAATTGCGAAACGTTGCTATTCGCAACGAATTTACATTCTTTACAATTTGCCTTTACGGTTTTTGCGGTTTCATTCGTCTCTTGGGTTTTACATAAGTAATAAGAATCAATACCATTAACGTCCCTTTGCTTTCAGGTGTCTTTCCATGTTGTTGCACATTCCCGGCGTGTTCGCGAAAGAAGAAGTGCAGCGCATTCGCGAGGCCCTGGCGCAGGCGGATTGGGCCGATGGCAAAATTACCGCCGGTTATCAGTCGGCGAAGGCCAAGCACAATCTGCAATTGCCTGAAGGACATCCGTTGACCAAGGAAATCGGTGCGGCGATGCTCGAGCGGTTGTGGAAAAATCCGCAGTTCATGTCAGCGGCATTACCGCACAAGGTCTTCCCTCCGTTGTTGAACTGTTACACCGCCGGTGGCAGTTTCGACTTCCATATCGACAATGCCGTGCGTCAGCCCAGGGGCAGCATCGAGCGGGTGCGCACCGACCTGTCGGCGACGCTGTTCTTCAGTGACCCGGAGGATTACGACGGCGGCGAACTGGAAATCCAGGACACCTTCGGCACTCAGCGCGTGAAATTGCCGGCCGGCGATATGGTCCTGTATCCCGGCACCAGCCTGCACAAGGTCAACGCCGTCACGCGTGGAACCCGCTACGCATCGTTTTTCTGGACGCAAAGCCTGGTGCGTGAAGACAACCAGCGCGCTTTGCTGTTCGAGATGGACGGGGCGATTCAGCAACTGACCCAGGACATGCCCGACCATCCTTCATTGATCCGCCTGACCGGTACTTACCACAACCTGTTGCGTCGCTGGGTCGAGGTATGAGTTATCAATTGCGCCGCGAGGAAGTCCTCGACGGTGATCGCCTCAAGGCCATGCTGGAGGAAAGCCCGGCGCGCGCAGCCCAGGCGATTCTGATCGCCGCCCGTGAAGGTGTGCTGGATGCCCAGGCCTTGCTGGGACAGATTTTGCTGGACGGGCGGGGTATCGAGCGGGATCAGCCGCTGGCGCTGCGCTGGTTCGAGATTGCGGCTCAGCGCGGGCACTTGATGGCGCGCAACATGCTTGGTCGTTGCCATGAACATGGCTGGGGGTGCACCGCCAACGCCACGAGCGCCGCGGGGCATTATCGCCTCGCCGCCGAGGCGGGACTGGATTGGGCGATGTACAACTACGCCAATCTGCTGGCTACCGGGCGCGGGGTGGTCGAGGATCAGGCGCAAGCGCTGAATCTCTATCGGCATGCCGCTGAATTGGGCCACGCAAAGTCGATGAACCTGCTGGGGAGATACCTGGAAGAGGGGCGCGATTGCCCGGCAGATCCGCACGCTGCCCGTGACTGGTATCGACGCTCGGCTGAAGGAGGGGATTTTCGCGGTCAGTTCAGTTATGCGGCGATGTTGGCGGATGAAGGCAAGGTCGACGAGGCGTTGGGCTGGTTACGCAAGGCCTTGGACGGCGGGAATTTGAATTTCTTGCGGGTGGCGAACAAGGCGCTATTGACGTCGACCGATCCAAGAATTCATGGGCTGGCTACCGAGTATCAACAGCGTGCTCGAGAGCTGACGCCAGGATAGATCGTTCCCACGCCCCCGTGTGGGAGCGATCAGCGCAGGCACAAAAAAGCCCATGACACGTCATGGGCTTTTTGATTTCTGCGTGCAGTGCTTACACGTAGAACGATTTCAGCGGCGGGAAGCCATTGAACTCGACGGCGCTGTAGCTGGTGGTGTACGCACCGGTCGACAGCCAGTACAAACGATCACCAATGGCCAGGTTCAGCGGCAAACCGTACTTGTAGTTTTCGTACATGATGTCGGCGCTGTCGCAGGTCGGGCCGGCGATGACCACTTCTTCCATCTCGCCTTTCTTCTCGGTCCAGATCGGGAACTTGATGGCTTCGTCCATGGTTTCGATCAGGCCGGAGAACTTGCCCACATCCGTGTACACCCATCGCTCTACAGCGGTACGGGATTTACGCGCCACCAGCACCACTTCGCTGACCAGAATACCGGCGTTGGCGATCAGCGAACGGCCCGGCTCCAGGATGATTTCCGGCAGGTCGTCGCCGAAGTCTTCCTTCAGGAAGCGGATGATTTCTTCAGCGTAGGTTTCCAGGCTGTTGGTGCGGGTGATGTAGTTGGCCGGGAAGCCGCCACCCATGTTGATCAGCTTGAGGTGGATGCCGTCTTCTTCTTTCAGGCGTTCGAAGATCACTTTGACCTTGGCGATTGCCGCGTCCCAGACGCTGATGTCGCGCTG
The Pseudomonas sp. GR 6-02 genome window above contains:
- a CDS encoding Fe2+-dependent dioxygenase translates to MLLHIPGVFAKEEVQRIREALAQADWADGKITAGYQSAKAKHNLQLPEGHPLTKEIGAAMLERLWKNPQFMSAALPHKVFPPLLNCYTAGGSFDFHIDNAVRQPRGSIERVRTDLSATLFFSDPEDYDGGELEIQDTFGTQRVKLPAGDMVLYPGTSLHKVNAVTRGTRYASFFWTQSLVREDNQRALLFEMDGAIQQLTQDMPDHPSLIRLTGTYHNLLRRWVEV
- a CDS encoding tetratricopeptide repeat protein, giving the protein MSYQLRREEVLDGDRLKAMLEESPARAAQAILIAAREGVLDAQALLGQILLDGRGIERDQPLALRWFEIAAQRGHLMARNMLGRCHEHGWGCTANATSAAGHYRLAAEAGLDWAMYNYANLLATGRGVVEDQAQALNLYRHAAELGHAKSMNLLGRYLEEGRDCPADPHAARDWYRRSAEGGDFRGQFSYAAMLADEGKVDEALGWLRKALDGGNLNFLRVANKALLTSTDPRIHGLATEYQQRARELTPG
- a CDS encoding type III PLP-dependent enzyme, yielding MSINVEDYFARETFQKMKAFADKQETPFVVIDTAMIAQAYDDLRAGFEFAKVYYAVKANPAVEIIDLLKEKGSSFDIASIYELDKVLSRGVSADQISYGNTIKKSKDIRYFYDKGVRLYATDSEADLRNIAKAAPGSKVYVRILTEGSTTADWPLSRKFGCQTDMAMDLLILARDLGLVPYGISFHVGSQQRDISVWDAAIAKVKVIFERLKEEDGIHLKLINMGGGFPANYITRTNSLETYAEEIIRFLKEDFGDDLPEIILEPGRSLIANAGILVSEVVLVARKSRTAVERWVYTDVGKFSGLIETMDEAIKFPIWTEKKGEMEEVVIAGPTCDSADIMYENYKYGLPLNLAIGDRLYWLSTGAYTTSYSAVEFNGFPPLKSFYV